GTCGAGGCTGCGGAGAGGCGTCGCAAGAAGTTCGCGTACCCGCCGAACCTCCTCATCGTCGATGGCGGCCAGCCGCAGGTGGCCGCCGCCCGCCGTGCGCTGGAGGAGTCCGGTGTGTCCGGCGTCCACCTGGCCGGGATCGCCAAACGCCTGGAAGAGGTCTGGCTGCCCGGCTCGGACTTCCCCGTCATCCTGCCCCGCAACAGCGACGCGCTGTTCCTGATCCAGCGCATCCGCGACGAGGCGCACCGGTTCGCGATCACCTACCAGCGCTCCCGGCGGAAGCGCGATATCACGACCGTGTTGGGGGAGATCCCGGGACTCGGCCCCGCGCGCGTGAAGGAGCTGCTGAAGCATTTCGGTTCGGTTGCACAGCTGAGGAAGGCGGCGCCCGAGGAGATCGCCGAGGTGCGCGGCGTCGGCCTGAGGCTCGCGGCGGCGGTGTTCGAGCGGCTCGCGGACCGCTGAGGCCGCCGCCGGGAGCACGGAATGGACATCGTGGCCGCCGCGTTCACTCAGTAGGCTGGGGGGCAGGCCCGCGAAGAAGGAGCATCCGTGACGAGCGACGTCGAGACCACCGCCGAGCAGCAAGAAGTGCTGATCGTCACCGGAATGTCAGGGGCGGGCCGCTCCACGGTCGCGAACGCCCTGGAAGACCTCGACTGGTACGTGGTCGACAATCTCCCGCCGCAGATGCTCCGTCCGCTCATCGAACTGGCCAATCGGGCCGAGTCGGGACTGCCGCGCATCGCGGCCGTGGTGGATGTGCGCGGCCGCAACTTCTTCGCCGACCTGCAGGAGATGATCCAGTCCCTGCGCGAGGGCACGAAGGTGCGCGTCCTGTTCCTGGAGGCCGCGGACGTCACCCTGGTCCGGCGCTTCGAGCAGGTGCGCCGGCCGCACCCGCTGCAAGGGAACGGCACACTCCTCGACGGCATCACCGCCGAACGCGCCCGGCTGCGTGAGATCCGCGAGTCCAGCGACATCATCGTGGACACGAGCGACCTCAACATCCACCAGCTCGCCACCAGAATCACCGACATCTTCGCGGACGAGAACACCGCTGACGTCCAGGTCACCGTCATGAGCTTCGGCTTCAAGTATGGTCTCCCCGCGGACGCCGACCTCGTGGCCGACGCCCGGTTTCTGCCGAACCCGTTCTGGAAGCCGGAGCTCCGGCCGTACACGGGTCTCGACGAGGTCGTCCGGAACGACGTCTTGCAGCAGAACGGCGCCGAGGAGTTCATCGAGAGCTACCTCGAGGCGTTGCGGCCGATTTTCGCCGGATATCAGCGGGAGAACAAGCGGCACGCCACGATCGCGGTAGGCTGCACAGGAGGGAAGCACCGTTCGGTCGCGATTGCCGAAGAGCTCGCTGCACGGTTGAGGAGTCTTCCCGGTCTCGCAGTGAGCATCAAACACCGCGACCTGGGTCGTGAATGACGCCGGCCGCCTCCCCCACGGTGTGACCCGCGCCGCCCCACAGAAAAGGAATCCGATTGGCTCTCACCGCCGATGTCAAAGACGAGCTCACGAAGGTCGAGGTCAGCAAGACCACCGTCCGGGCCGCTGAGCTGGCCACCATCCTCAGGTTCTCCGGCGGACTGCACCTGATCGGCGGCCGGATCGCGGTCGAAAGCGAGCTCGACACCCCCGAACTGGCGCGCCGTGTGCGCAAGGACCTCGCGGAGCTGTACGGCGTTCGCGGCGTCGTCTCGGTGATCTCGACTTCCGGTGTGCGCCGCGCCAGCCAGTACCTCGTCCGCGTGCTCGACGGGGGCGAGACGCTCGCCCGGCAGACCGGCCTGCTCGACGCGCACCGCCGGCCGATCCGAGGCCTCCCGAACCGCCTGACCACCGGCTCCCGCGAGGAGCTGGCCGCGGTGTGGCGTGGCGCTTTCCTCGCGAGCGGCTCGCTGACCGACCCGGGCCGTTCCGCAGCGCTGGAGGTTACCTGCCCGGGCAACGAGGCCGCGATGGCGCTCGTGGGCGCCGCCGGCCGGATCGGTGTGGCGGCCAAGGCCCGGGAGGTCCGTGGCGTGCATCGCGTCGTCATCCGCGACGGCGAGGCGATCAGTGCGATGCTCGTCCAGATGGGCGCGGCGCAGACGGTCTCCAATTGGGAGGAGCTGCGCCAGCGCCGCGAGGTGCGGGCGACGGCGAACCGTCTGGTCAACTTCGACGACGCCAACCTCCGCCGTTCGGCTCAGGCCGCCGTCGCCGCCTGCGCGCGAGTGGAGCGGGCCCTGGAGATCCTCGGCGACGACATCCCGGAGCACTTGCAGTATGCCGGACGGCTGCGCCTCGCCCACCGCGACGCGAGCCTGGACGAACTCGGTCACTACGCCGATCCGCCCATGACCAAGGATGCTGTGGCCGGCCGCATCCGCCGTCTCCTGGCGATGGCCGACAAGCGCGCGTCGGATCTGGGCGTCCCCAGCACGGAGGCCAGCCTTCCCGCCGACTTCGATGAGGTGTAGCCCCCCGGGAAGCAACCCGCGGCAGCCGGTGTTGCTCTCACTAGACTGGCAAAGTCGCTCGAATCAATTGGAGATGAGTAATGGCTGACTACACGCTCGCCGATCTTCCCTATGACTATTCGGCTCTCGAGCCGAACATCAGCGGTCGGATCATGGAGCTCCACCATGACAAGCACCACAAGACCTATGTCGACGGTGCGAACACCGCGCTCGCCCAACTCGCCGAGGCCCGCGATGCGGACAACCTCACTTACGTGAACAAACTGCAGAAAGACCTCGCCTTCAACCTGGCCGGTCACGTCAACCACACGGTTTTCTGGAACAACCTCTCGCCGGAAGGGGGGGACAAGCCGGACGGCGAACTTGCCGCGGCGATCGACGAGTTCTTCGGATCGTTCGACAAGTTCCGCGCCCATTTCACCGCGTCGGCGCTCGGCATCCAGGGCTCCGGCTGGTCGATCCTCGCCTGGGATTCGCTCAGCCAGAAGCTCATCATCGAGCAGTTGTACGACCACCAGGCCAACCTCGCGGCGGCGACCGTCCCCCTGCTCCTGATCGACATGTGGGAGCACGCCTTCTACCTCGACTATGTCAATGTGAAGGCGGATTACGTCAAGGCGTTCTGGAACATCGTCAGCTGGGCCGATGTTGGCCAGCGCTTCGTCCGGGCGCGCCAGAGTACCTCGGGTCTGCTGGTACTCTCATAGCGGAGAGGCGTTCCGGGAAGGTGCCTCCCGGGACGCCGTCGTCCGCTCACCACACACCACATCGCGCCTCCGGCGCCCCTTTCAAGCAAACGGGAGACATCTGTGTCCGTCAAGATCGGTATCAACGGGTTCGGTCGCATCGGTCGTAATTACCTTCGCGCGGCCCTCGCCAAGGGCAGCGGCGTCGAGATCGTCGCGGTGAACGACCTCACCGACAACAAGACGCTCGCCCACCTGCTCACGTACGACTCGACCACCGGACCCTTGGATACCACGGTCCACCTCGACGGCGACAGCATCGTCGTGAACGGCAAGCCGATCAAGGTCCTTGAGGAGCGCGACCCGGCCAACCTCGGCTGGGGCGACCTCGGCGTCGACATCGTCGTCGAGTCGACCGGCCGCTTCACCAAAGCCGCCGACGCCAGGAAGCACCTTGAGGCCGGCGCCAAGAAGGTCATCATCTCGGCCCCCGCGAGCGGTGAGGACGGCACCTTCGTCCTCGGCGTGAACGAGGAGAGCTATGACCCGGCGAACCACCACATCATCTCGAACGCTTCGTGTACCACGAACTGCCTTGCGCCGCTCGCGAAGGTATTCAACGACGCCTTCGGCATCGAGCGCGG
Above is a genomic segment from Leifsonia xyli subsp. xyli str. CTCB07 containing:
- the rapZ gene encoding RNase adapter RapZ; protein product: MTSDVETTAEQQEVLIVTGMSGAGRSTVANALEDLDWYVVDNLPPQMLRPLIELANRAESGLPRIAAVVDVRGRNFFADLQEMIQSLREGTKVRVLFLEAADVTLVRRFEQVRRPHPLQGNGTLLDGITAERARLREIRESSDIIVDTSDLNIHQLATRITDIFADENTADVQVTVMSFGFKYGLPADADLVADARFLPNPFWKPELRPYTGLDEVVRNDVLQQNGAEEFIESYLEALRPIFAGYQRENKRHATIAVGCTGGKHRSVAIAEELAARLRSLPGLAVSIKHRDLGRE
- a CDS encoding superoxide dismutase; amino-acid sequence: MADYTLADLPYDYSALEPNISGRIMELHHDKHHKTYVDGANTALAQLAEARDADNLTYVNKLQKDLAFNLAGHVNHTVFWNNLSPEGGDKPDGELAAAIDEFFGSFDKFRAHFTASALGIQGSGWSILAWDSLSQKLIIEQLYDHQANLAAATVPLLLIDMWEHAFYLDYVNVKADYVKAFWNIVSWADVGQRFVRARQSTSGLLVLS
- the whiA gene encoding DNA-binding protein WhiA encodes the protein MALTADVKDELTKVEVSKTTVRAAELATILRFSGGLHLIGGRIAVESELDTPELARRVRKDLAELYGVRGVVSVISTSGVRRASQYLVRVLDGGETLARQTGLLDAHRRPIRGLPNRLTTGSREELAAVWRGAFLASGSLTDPGRSAALEVTCPGNEAAMALVGAAGRIGVAAKAREVRGVHRVVIRDGEAISAMLVQMGAAQTVSNWEELRQRREVRATANRLVNFDDANLRRSAQAAVAACARVERALEILGDDIPEHLQYAGRLRLAHRDASLDELGHYADPPMTKDAVAGRIRRLLAMADKRASDLGVPSTEASLPADFDEV
- the gap gene encoding type I glyceraldehyde-3-phosphate dehydrogenase; its protein translation is MSVKIGINGFGRIGRNYLRAALAKGSGVEIVAVNDLTDNKTLAHLLTYDSTTGPLDTTVHLDGDSIVVNGKPIKVLEERDPANLGWGDLGVDIVVESTGRFTKAADARKHLEAGAKKVIISAPASGEDGTFVLGVNEESYDPANHHIISNASCTTNCLAPLAKVFNDAFGIERGFMMTAHAYTADQNLQDGPHSDLRRARAAAVNIVPASTGAAKAIGLVLPDLQGKLSGSSYRVPVPVGSIVDLTLITGRDDLTVQEINAAYAAAAAEGRLAGILQYTEDPIVSSDIQGNAHSSIFDSELTNVSGNLVKVSSWYDNEWGYSNRLVDLTEYVAERL